In Streptomyces sp. NBC_00448, the following are encoded in one genomic region:
- a CDS encoding roadblock/LC7 domain-containing protein: MTVGNGLAWLLDDLTKRVPHVQHALVLSNDGLVTGASGDLDRPTAEHLAAVSSGFHSLAKGAGRQFGTGGVRQTMIEFEEGYLFVTAAGDGSCLSVLSGMDADIGQVAYEMTRLVRRVGEHLGVAPRQSGTTRA; the protein is encoded by the coding sequence ATGACGGTGGGCAACGGGCTCGCATGGCTGCTCGATGACCTGACCAAGCGGGTGCCGCACGTGCAGCACGCGCTCGTGCTGTCCAACGACGGCCTGGTCACGGGTGCCAGCGGTGACCTCGACCGGCCGACCGCCGAGCACCTGGCCGCTGTGTCATCGGGTTTCCACAGCCTCGCCAAGGGCGCCGGCCGGCAGTTCGGCACCGGCGGGGTGCGGCAGACCATGATCGAGTTCGAGGAGGGTTACCTCTTCGTCACGGCGGCGGGCGACGGCAGTTGCCTGTCGGTGCTCAGCGGGATGGACGCGGACATCGGCCAGGTCGCGTACGAGATGACCCGGCTGGTGCGGCGGGTCGGCGAACATCTCGGTGTCGCACCGCGGCAGTCCGGTACGACACGCGCCTGA
- a CDS encoding DEAD/DEAH box helicase has translation MTLIDQLPSEADPDALFEAFSTWAEGQGIALYPAQEEALIEVVSGANVILSTPTGSGKSLVAAGAHFAALARDEVTFYTAPIKALVSEKFFDLCKMFGTENVGMLTGDASVNPDAPVICCTAEVLASIALRDGRTADVGQVVMDEFHFYAEPDRGWAWQIPLLELPQAQFVLMSATLGDVARFEEDLTRRTGRPTAVVRSATRPVPLSYEYRTTPLTETLTELLETRQSPVYIVHFTQAAAVERAQALMSINMCTRAEKDAIAELIGNFRFTTAFGRNLSRYVRHGIGVHHAGMLPKYRRLVEKLAQAGLLKVICGTDTLGVGVNVPIRTVLFTALTKYDGQRVRVLRAREFHQIAGRAGRAGFDTAGFVVAQAPEYVIENEKALAKAGDDPKKRRKVVRKKAPEGFVGWGQNTFEKLIASEPEALTSRFRVTHAMLLSVIARPGNAFDAMRHLLEDNHEDRRSQLRHIRRAIAIYRSLLDGGVVERLDEPDAEGRIVRLTVDLQQDFALNQPLSTFALASFELFDPDSPSYALDMVSVVESTLDDPRQILAAQQNKARGEAIAEMKADGVEYEERMERIQDVSYPKPLEELLLHAYGVYRKSHPWVGDHPLSPKSVIRDMYERAMTFSEFVSNYELARTEGIVLRYLAGAYKALEHTVPDDLKSEDFQDLTAWLGELVRQVDSSLLDEWEQLANPEVESAEEAAERADQVKPVTANARAFRVLVRNALFRRVELAALEKYHQLGELDAESGWDADAWADAMDAYWDEYDDLGTGPDARGPKLLLIEEQPEHGLWRVRQTFADPNGDHGWGISAEVDLAASDEESRAVLRVTDVGEL, from the coding sequence GTGACCCTTATCGATCAGCTCCCTTCCGAAGCCGACCCCGATGCCCTCTTCGAAGCGTTCTCGACGTGGGCCGAGGGCCAGGGCATCGCCCTCTACCCGGCCCAGGAGGAGGCGCTGATCGAGGTGGTCTCGGGGGCGAACGTGATCCTCTCCACCCCCACCGGCTCCGGAAAGAGCCTGGTGGCGGCGGGTGCGCACTTCGCCGCGCTGGCCCGCGACGAGGTCACCTTCTACACCGCGCCGATCAAGGCGCTGGTCTCCGAGAAGTTCTTCGACCTGTGCAAGATGTTCGGCACCGAGAACGTCGGCATGCTCACCGGCGACGCCTCGGTCAACCCGGACGCCCCGGTGATCTGCTGCACCGCCGAGGTGCTCGCCTCGATCGCGCTGCGCGACGGGCGGACCGCCGACGTCGGCCAGGTCGTCATGGACGAGTTCCACTTCTACGCCGAACCGGACCGCGGCTGGGCGTGGCAGATCCCGCTGCTGGAGCTGCCGCAGGCGCAGTTCGTGCTGATGTCGGCGACGCTCGGCGACGTGGCCCGGTTCGAGGAGGACCTGACCCGGCGCACCGGGCGGCCCACCGCGGTGGTCAGGTCCGCGACGCGGCCGGTGCCGCTGAGCTACGAGTACCGCACCACGCCGCTGACCGAGACCCTCACCGAGCTGCTGGAGACCCGCCAGTCGCCGGTGTACATCGTGCACTTCACGCAGGCCGCCGCGGTGGAACGGGCGCAGGCGCTGATGAGCATCAACATGTGCACGCGCGCCGAGAAGGACGCCATCGCCGAGCTGATCGGCAACTTCCGCTTCACCACCGCCTTCGGCCGCAACCTCTCCCGCTACGTCCGGCACGGCATCGGGGTGCACCACGCGGGGATGCTGCCGAAGTACCGCCGGCTGGTGGAGAAGCTGGCGCAGGCCGGGCTGCTGAAGGTGATCTGCGGCACCGACACCCTCGGCGTCGGCGTCAACGTGCCGATCCGCACGGTGCTGTTCACCGCGCTGACGAAGTACGACGGGCAGCGGGTGCGGGTGCTGCGGGCCCGGGAGTTCCACCAGATCGCCGGGCGGGCCGGGCGGGCCGGCTTCGACACCGCCGGGTTCGTGGTGGCGCAGGCTCCCGAGTACGTGATCGAGAACGAGAAGGCGCTGGCCAAGGCCGGCGACGACCCGAAGAAGCGCCGCAAGGTGGTGCGCAAGAAGGCTCCGGAGGGGTTCGTCGGCTGGGGGCAGAACACCTTCGAGAAGCTGATCGCCTCCGAGCCTGAGGCGCTGACCTCCCGCTTCCGGGTCACCCACGCGATGCTGCTGTCGGTGATCGCCCGGCCGGGCAACGCCTTCGACGCGATGCGGCACCTGCTGGAGGACAACCACGAGGACCGCAGGTCCCAGCTCCGGCACATCCGGCGGGCCATCGCGATCTACCGCTCGCTGCTCGACGGCGGTGTGGTGGAACGCCTCGACGAGCCGGACGCCGAGGGCAGGATCGTCCGGCTCACCGTCGACCTCCAGCAGGACTTCGCGCTCAACCAGCCGCTGTCCACCTTCGCGCTCGCCTCCTTCGAGCTCTTCGACCCCGACTCCCCCTCCTACGCCCTGGACATGGTCTCCGTGGTGGAGTCCACCCTCGACGACCCCCGCCAGATCCTCGCCGCCCAGCAGAACAAGGCGCGCGGCGAGGCGATCGCGGAGATGAAGGCCGACGGGGTGGAGTACGAGGAGCGGATGGAGCGGATTCAGGACGTCTCCTACCCCAAGCCGCTGGAGGAGCTGCTCCTGCACGCCTACGGCGTGTACCGCAAGAGCCACCCGTGGGTCGGCGACCACCCGCTGTCGCCGAAGTCCGTCATCCGCGACATGTACGAGCGGGCCATGACGTTCTCGGAGTTCGTCTCCAACTACGAGCTGGCCAGGACCGAGGGCATCGTGCTGCGCTACCTGGCCGGCGCCTACAAGGCGCTGGAGCACACCGTGCCCGACGACCTGAAGTCGGAGGACTTCCAGGACCTCACGGCCTGGCTCGGCGAGCTGGTGCGGCAGGTCGACTCCAGCCTGCTCGACGAGTGGGAGCAACTGGCCAACCCCGAGGTGGAGAGCGCCGAGGAGGCCGCCGAGCGCGCCGACCAGGTCAAGCCGGTGACCGCCAATGCGCGTGCCTTCCGTGTGCTGGTCCGCAACGCCCTCTTCCGCCGGGTCGAGCTGGCGGCGCTGGAGAAGTACCACCAGCTCGGCGAGCTGGACGCCGAGTCCGGGTGGGACGCCGACGCCTGGGCCGACGCCATGGACGCCTACTGGGACGAGTACGACGACCTCGGTACCGGGCCGGACGCCCGTGGGCCGAAGCTGCTGCTCATCGAGGAACAGCCGGAGCACGGCCTGTGGCGGGTCCGGCAGACCTTCGCCGACCCCAACGGCGATCATGGCTGGGGCATTTCGGCGGAGGTGGACCTGGCGGCCTCCGACGAGGAGAGCCGCGCCGTGCTCCGGGTCACCGACGTCGGCGAACTGTGA
- a CDS encoding Tex family protein, whose translation MQDTRGAVRGKRRPAGELRSEIISGNVSVEARIAEELGVREGQVRSAVDLLDGGATVPFIARYRKEATGTLDDAQLRTLEERLRYLRELDERRTAVLESIDAQGKLDDALRAQIMAADSKARLEDIYLPYKPKRRTKAQIAREAGLEPLADALLADPGLDPQAEAAGYVSADKGVEDAAAALEGARAVLTERFSEDADLVGELRTRMWNRGRLVAKVRDGKEESGAKFADYFDFGEPFTKLPSHRVLAMLRGEKEEVLDLTLEPEEPAEGPTSFERRISQQFGITDRGRPADQWLADTVRWAWRTRFLVRLGIDLRVQLRQQAEDEAVRVFAANLRDLLLAAPAGTRATMGLDPGLRTGVKVAVVDGTGKVVATDTIYPHAPRNRWDESLAALARLAAAHRVDLIAIGNGTASRETDKLAADLIKAHPDLKLTKAVVSEAGASVYSASAYASAELPEMDVSLRGAVSIARRLQDPLAELVKIDPRSIGVGQYQHDLSEVKLSRSLDAVVEDCVNGVGVDVNTASVPLLRRVSGITEGLAGNIVAHRDSNGPFRTRKDLKDVARLGPKAYEQCAGFLRIQGGDDPLDASSVHPESYPVVRRISASAQTEIPALIGNGTVLRALRPQEFVDDSFGLPTVTDILAELEKPGRDPRPAFKTATFKEGVEEMKDLRPGMLLEGVVTNVAAFGAFVDVGVHQDGLVHVSALSDSYVSDPRDVVKPGDIVRVKVLDVDLPRKRISLTLRLQDEARPRGGDQRGGERQGGERRGGPPRQGGRGGQGGGRGGNGGNGGQGAGRGGNGGQGGGRRGGSGQPAPSGAMADALRRAGLTGGK comes from the coding sequence ATGCAAGACACACGCGGGGCGGTGCGCGGGAAGCGCCGCCCGGCAGGCGAGCTTAGGAGCGAGATCATCAGCGGCAACGTGTCGGTGGAAGCCAGGATCGCCGAGGAGCTTGGCGTACGCGAAGGACAGGTCCGGTCGGCGGTCGACCTGCTGGACGGCGGTGCGACCGTGCCGTTCATCGCCCGCTACCGCAAGGAGGCGACCGGCACCCTGGACGACGCGCAGTTGCGCACCCTGGAGGAGCGGCTGCGCTACCTGCGGGAGTTGGACGAGCGCCGCACCGCCGTCCTGGAGTCCATCGACGCTCAGGGCAAGCTCGACGACGCGCTGCGCGCCCAGATCATGGCCGCCGACTCCAAGGCGCGTCTCGAGGACATCTACCTGCCCTACAAGCCCAAGCGGCGCACCAAGGCCCAGATCGCCCGCGAGGCCGGTCTCGAACCGCTTGCCGACGCGCTGCTTGCCGACCCCGGCCTCGACCCGCAGGCCGAGGCGGCCGGATACGTGTCCGCCGACAAGGGCGTCGAGGACGCGGCGGCGGCACTGGAGGGCGCCCGGGCCGTGCTGACCGAGCGTTTCTCGGAGGACGCCGACCTCGTCGGAGAGCTGCGCACCCGGATGTGGAACCGCGGCCGGCTGGTCGCCAAGGTGCGCGACGGCAAGGAGGAGTCCGGCGCGAAGTTCGCCGACTACTTCGACTTCGGCGAGCCGTTCACCAAGCTGCCCTCCCACCGGGTGCTGGCGATGCTGCGCGGCGAGAAGGAGGAGGTCCTCGACCTCACCCTGGAACCCGAGGAGCCCGCCGAGGGCCCGACCAGTTTCGAGCGGCGCATCTCCCAGCAGTTCGGGATCACCGACCGCGGTCGGCCCGCCGACCAGTGGCTCGCCGACACCGTCCGATGGGCGTGGCGCACCCGCTTCCTGGTCCGGCTCGGCATCGACCTGCGGGTCCAGCTCCGGCAGCAGGCCGAGGACGAGGCCGTTCGGGTCTTCGCCGCCAACCTGCGCGACCTGCTGCTCGCCGCCCCCGCCGGCACCCGCGCCACCATGGGTCTCGACCCGGGACTGCGCACCGGCGTCAAGGTCGCGGTGGTCGACGGCACCGGCAAGGTCGTCGCCACCGACACGATCTATCCGCACGCCCCCCGCAACCGCTGGGACGAGTCCCTGGCCGCACTCGCCCGGCTCGCCGCCGCCCACCGGGTGGATCTGATCGCGATCGGCAACGGCACCGCCTCCCGCGAGACCGACAAGCTCGCCGCCGACCTGATCAAGGCGCACCCGGACCTGAAGCTCACCAAGGCGGTCGTCTCCGAGGCCGGCGCCTCGGTCTACTCCGCCTCGGCGTACGCCTCGGCCGAACTCCCCGAGATGGACGTCTCGTTGCGCGGCGCGGTCTCCATCGCCCGCCGCCTCCAGGACCCGCTCGCCGAACTGGTCAAGATCGACCCACGCTCCATCGGCGTCGGCCAGTACCAGCACGACCTGTCCGAGGTGAAGCTGTCGCGCTCCCTGGACGCGGTCGTCGAGGACTGCGTCAACGGCGTCGGCGTCGATGTGAACACCGCGTCCGTGCCGCTGCTGCGCCGGGTGTCGGGCATCACCGAGGGCCTGGCCGGCAACATCGTCGCGCACCGTGACAGCAACGGCCCGTTCCGTACCCGCAAGGACCTCAAGGACGTCGCCAGGCTCGGCCCGAAGGCGTACGAGCAGTGCGCGGGCTTCCTGCGCATCCAGGGCGGTGACGACCCGCTGGACGCCTCCAGCGTGCACCCGGAGTCGTATCCGGTGGTGCGGCGGATCAGCGCGAGCGCGCAGACCGAGATCCCGGCGCTGATCGGCAACGGCACGGTGCTGCGGGCCCTTCGGCCGCAGGAGTTCGTGGACGACTCGTTCGGCCTGCCGACCGTCACGGACATCCTCGCCGAGCTGGAGAAGCCCGGCCGCGACCCCCGCCCCGCCTTCAAGACCGCGACCTTCAAGGAGGGCGTGGAGGAGATGAAGGACCTGCGGCCGGGGATGCTGCTGGAGGGCGTGGTCACCAACGTGGCGGCGTTCGGCGCGTTCGTCGACGTCGGCGTCCACCAGGACGGCCTGGTGCACGTCTCCGCGCTGTCCGACTCCTACGTGTCCGACCCGCGCGACGTCGTCAAGCCCGGTGACATCGTGCGCGTCAAGGTCCTCGACGTGGACCTGCCGCGCAAGCGGATCTCGCTGACGCTGCGGCTCCAGGACGAGGCGCGTCCGCGCGGCGGTGATCAGCGCGGTGGTGAACGGCAGGGCGGCGAGCGGCGCGGCGGGCCGCCGCGCCAGGGCGGTCGCGGCGGTCAGGGCGGCGGCCGAGGTGGCAACGGCGGCAATGGCGGTCAGGGCGCCGGGCGGGGTGGCAACGGCGGCCAGGGCGGCGGGCGGCGCGGTGGCTCCGGTCAGCCCGCGCCGAGCGGTGCGATGGCCGACGCCCTGCGCCGGGCCGGCCTGACCGGCGGCAAGTAG
- a CDS encoding YnfA family protein, with the protein MITLRSVALFLLAAVLEIGGAWLIWQGLREHRGIGWIAAGVVSLGCYGFVATLQPSGDFGRILAAYGGVFVAGSLVWGMILDGYRPDRFDVIGAVVCLVGVGVIMYAPRGG; encoded by the coding sequence ATGATCACGCTGCGCTCCGTCGCATTGTTCCTGCTGGCAGCCGTTCTGGAGATCGGCGGTGCGTGGCTGATCTGGCAGGGCTTGCGCGAGCACCGCGGAATCGGCTGGATCGCCGCGGGTGTCGTCTCCCTCGGCTGCTACGGATTCGTCGCGACGCTCCAGCCGAGCGGGGACTTCGGGCGCATCCTGGCGGCGTACGGCGGGGTGTTCGTCGCGGGATCGCTGGTGTGGGGCATGATCCTCGACGGCTACCGGCCGGACCGCTTCGACGTGATCGGCGCGGTGGTCTGCCTCGTCGGGGTCGGCGTGATCATGTACGCCCCGCGCGGTGGCTGA
- a CDS encoding class I SAM-dependent methyltransferase, whose product MAGMERGNEQVREFFAARAAGWEGRFPDDSPAFAAVVAELEPRQGDTVLDAGCGTARALPQLRTAVGPDGVVVGVDLTSEMLREAVALGRRAHGVLVEADCGRLPLASGTFDAVLASGLVHHLPDPAAGLRELARVTKPGGRLALFHPLGRAALAARHGRPLSPDDMRAQPRLGRLLGSTGWELLLLDDSDARYLALAVRKP is encoded by the coding sequence ATGGCCGGAATGGAGCGCGGAAACGAGCAGGTGCGGGAGTTCTTCGCGGCACGGGCCGCCGGCTGGGAAGGTCGTTTTCCCGACGACAGCCCGGCGTTCGCGGCCGTGGTCGCCGAGTTGGAACCGCGGCAGGGCGACACGGTGCTCGACGCGGGATGCGGTACGGCGCGCGCGCTACCGCAGTTGCGGACCGCGGTCGGCCCCGACGGCGTCGTCGTCGGCGTGGACCTGACCTCCGAGATGCTGCGCGAGGCCGTGGCGCTCGGCCGCCGGGCGCATGGCGTGCTGGTCGAAGCCGACTGCGGGCGCCTGCCGTTGGCGTCGGGCACGTTCGACGCCGTGCTCGCCTCGGGGCTGGTGCACCATCTCCCCGACCCCGCCGCCGGCCTGCGTGAACTCGCCCGTGTGACCAAGCCGGGCGGCCGTCTCGCGCTCTTCCACCCGCTCGGCCGCGCCGCCCTCGCCGCCCGCCACGGCCGCCCGCTCTCGCCCGACGACATGCGCGCCCAGCCCCGACTCGGCCGGCTGCTCGGCAGCACCGGGTGGGAACTGCTGCTCCTCGACGACTCCGACGCGCGCTATCTGGCGCTGGCGGTCAGGAAGCCCTGA
- a CDS encoding DUF6397 family protein, with protein sequence MADGPPPAVPDGPLMTLARARDALGLDYDEFDLAVQIGEVPTVACGSRSWKVGSDEVDRLVAEDSHPLPLLDRIRLVGSAEAAKELGVGRERFVRLARAGHIRPVRWYVNRYHALVWMYLARDLTVLAEHCPALLRGPLPEGLRAAVADGEDERARGWRSRRVAQLVRDAYDAWDEAAVWSALLGPELVDSALPDPYERAHLRKLRAALPPGRPGLATPEQIKAISTADHPDEIALALVALADALGRARELRPAPGRAVGAAAELAAEPVSWDMPLSATAPLLPRPLPLSDELAAEVGEGAGGAESGGAVDGAAGPARPDGSGDDGRPGLRGLLRLLGRRNRSAGAGAAGTAGGGVRGGPHSSPTSVTRSTARLSSSEAARSTSAEMPQP encoded by the coding sequence GTGGCGGACGGCCCGCCCCCGGCGGTGCCGGACGGCCCCCTGATGACGCTCGCCCGGGCCCGGGACGCGCTCGGCCTCGACTACGACGAGTTCGACCTCGCCGTGCAGATCGGGGAGGTCCCCACGGTCGCCTGCGGCTCGCGCAGTTGGAAGGTCGGATCGGACGAGGTGGACCGGCTCGTCGCCGAGGACAGCCACCCGCTCCCCCTGCTCGACCGGATCAGGCTGGTCGGCAGCGCCGAGGCGGCGAAGGAACTCGGTGTGGGCCGGGAGCGGTTCGTCCGGCTGGCCAGGGCGGGGCACATCCGCCCGGTCCGCTGGTATGTGAACCGTTATCACGCGCTGGTGTGGATGTACCTCGCCCGGGACCTTACGGTGCTCGCCGAGCACTGCCCGGCGCTGTTGCGCGGCCCCCTGCCCGAGGGGCTGCGGGCGGCGGTGGCCGACGGCGAGGACGAGCGGGCCCGCGGTTGGCGGTCCCGCCGTGTCGCCCAACTCGTGCGCGACGCCTACGACGCGTGGGACGAAGCCGCCGTGTGGTCGGCGCTGCTCGGGCCGGAGCTCGTCGACAGCGCGCTGCCCGACCCATACGAACGCGCGCATCTGCGCAAACTGCGGGCGGCCCTGCCACCTGGCCGTCCTGGTCTGGCCACGCCCGAGCAGATCAAGGCGATCAGCACCGCCGACCATCCGGACGAGATCGCCCTGGCCCTCGTGGCCCTGGCCGACGCGCTCGGCCGGGCAAGGGAACTGCGGCCGGCACCGGGCCGGGCCGTCGGTGCCGCCGCGGAACTCGCTGCGGAGCCTGTGTCATGGGACATGCCACTGTCCGCCACGGCGCCGCTGCTTCCGCGCCCGCTTCCGCTTTCGGACGAGCTTGCCGCTGAGGTCGGGGAAGGCGCGGGAGGAGCAGAATCCGGCGGAGCCGTCGACGGCGCCGCCGGCCCGGCCCGGCCGGACGGTTCCGGCGACGACGGCCGGCCGGGCCTGCGGGGGCTGCTGCGGCTGCTGGGGCGCAGAAACCGGTCAGCGGGTGCAGGTGCTGCGGGTACGGCTGGTGGTGGGGTGCGCGGCGGCCCTCACAGTTCGCCGACGTCGGTGACCCGGAGCACGGCGCGGCTCTCCTCGTCGGAGGCCGCCAGGTCCACCTCCGCCGAAATGCCCCAGCCATGA
- a CDS encoding FAD-dependent oxidoreductase, with translation MTERLVVVGGDATGMSAASQGRRRRPADDLEIVAFERGRHVSYSACGIPYWIAGDTTGPDALVARTAAEHRDRGIDVRLGTEVTEIDRDGARVLARDADGRERWTGYDHLVIATGALPVRPPIPGIDAPGVFGVQTLDDGEAVLRGLDRDGVRRAVVVGGGYIGVEMAEAMLRHGLDVTLVDRNPQPMTTLDPDMGRLVRKALEGLGVTVVSGAAAREVLTDADGRARAVATDDAEYPADLVVLGLGVRPNTALARDAGLPLGTHGGLLTDRSMRVRDTERIWAGGDCVEVLNLVSGAWQHIALGTHANKHGRIIGTNIGGGYATFPGVVGTAVSKVCDVEIARTGLKESQARAAGLDFVSAVIESTSRAGYYPQAALMTVKMLAERGTGRLLGLQIVGGEGAAKRVDVGAVALTAGMTVGRMVDLDLGYAPPFSPVWDPVLVAARKAADTVAADIARTAGGADTRGVSPT, from the coding sequence ATGACCGAACGCCTCGTGGTCGTCGGTGGCGACGCCACCGGCATGTCCGCCGCCTCCCAGGGCCGCCGCCGCAGGCCCGCCGACGACCTGGAGATCGTCGCCTTCGAGCGCGGCCGGCACGTCTCCTACAGCGCCTGCGGCATCCCGTACTGGATCGCCGGCGACACCACCGGCCCCGACGCGCTGGTCGCCCGCACCGCCGCCGAGCACCGCGACCGCGGCATCGACGTACGCCTGGGCACCGAGGTAACGGAGATCGACCGCGACGGCGCCCGCGTCCTGGCGCGCGACGCCGACGGCCGCGAGCGGTGGACGGGCTACGACCATCTGGTGATCGCCACCGGTGCGCTGCCCGTACGGCCGCCGATCCCGGGCATCGACGCGCCCGGTGTCTTCGGGGTGCAGACCCTGGACGACGGCGAGGCCGTACTGCGCGGCCTGGACCGCGACGGGGTGCGGCGGGCCGTGGTGGTCGGCGGCGGCTACATCGGCGTCGAGATGGCCGAGGCGATGCTGCGGCACGGCCTCGACGTCACCCTCGTCGACCGCAACCCGCAGCCGATGACCACCCTGGACCCCGACATGGGGCGCCTGGTGCGCAAGGCCCTCGAAGGACTCGGCGTCACCGTCGTCTCCGGCGCCGCCGCCCGCGAGGTGCTCACCGACGCCGACGGGCGGGCCCGCGCCGTCGCCACCGACGACGCGGAGTACCCCGCCGACCTGGTCGTCCTCGGCCTCGGCGTCCGGCCGAACACCGCGCTCGCCCGCGACGCAGGACTCCCGCTGGGAACGCATGGCGGGCTGCTCACCGACCGTTCGATGCGGGTACGCGACACCGAGCGGATCTGGGCCGGCGGGGACTGCGTCGAAGTGCTCAACCTCGTCTCCGGCGCCTGGCAGCACATCGCGCTGGGCACCCACGCCAACAAGCACGGCCGGATCATCGGCACCAACATCGGCGGTGGCTACGCCACGTTCCCCGGTGTGGTCGGCACCGCCGTCAGCAAGGTGTGCGACGTGGAGATCGCCAGGACCGGCCTCAAGGAGTCCCAGGCCAGGGCCGCGGGCCTCGACTTCGTCAGCGCGGTCATCGAGTCCACCAGCCGTGCCGGGTACTACCCCCAGGCGGCCTTGATGACCGTCAAGATGCTCGCCGAGCGCGGCACAGGACGGCTGCTCGGCCTCCAGATCGTCGGCGGGGAGGGCGCTGCCAAGCGCGTGGACGTCGGTGCGGTCGCGCTCACCGCGGGGATGACCGTCGGGCGGATGGTCGATCTCGACCTCGGCTACGCCCCGCCGTTCTCGCCGGTATGGGACCCCGTGCTGGTCGCCGCGCGCAAGGCGGCGGACACGGTGGCCGCCGACATCGCGCGCACGGCGGGCGGCGCCGACACCCGGGGCGTCAGCCCGACCTGA
- a CDS encoding MOSC domain-containing protein, whose protein sequence is MLSGSVVAVSRDATHRFSKANQDSVRLLAGLGVEGDAHLGVTVQHLSRVARDPTQPNLRQVHLIHAELFDELRAAGYHVGPGELGENITTSGLAILDLPAGTRLRLGSAAVIEVTGLRNPCRQIETFRSGLLKQVVGRDEAGAIIRKGGVMSVVLEGGVVHPGDPIAVELPAAPHRPLEKV, encoded by the coding sequence ATGCTCAGCGGTTCCGTCGTCGCGGTCAGCCGTGACGCCACGCACCGGTTCAGCAAGGCAAACCAGGACAGCGTCCGGCTGCTCGCCGGGCTCGGTGTCGAGGGTGACGCGCACCTCGGTGTCACCGTCCAGCACCTGTCGCGGGTGGCCCGGGACCCCACCCAGCCGAACCTTCGGCAGGTGCATCTCATCCACGCCGAACTGTTCGACGAACTGCGCGCGGCCGGGTACCACGTAGGGCCCGGCGAACTCGGCGAGAACATCACCACCAGCGGCCTCGCGATCCTCGACCTGCCCGCGGGCACCCGGCTTCGGCTCGGGTCCGCCGCGGTGATCGAGGTGACCGGCCTGCGCAATCCCTGCCGTCAGATCGAAACGTTCCGCAGCGGCCTGCTCAAGCAGGTCGTCGGCCGTGACGAGGCAGGGGCGATCATCCGCAAGGGCGGTGTGATGAGCGTCGTCCTCGAGGGCGGCGTCGTACACCCAGGCGATCCGATCGCCGTCGAGCTGCCCGCCGCACCGCACCGCCCACTGGAAAAGGTCTGA
- a CDS encoding metal-dependent hydrolase: MMGPAHSLSGATAWLGVGAIAAGLGDPMPWPTLVVGALICAGAALAPDLDHQAATISRAFGPLSHLACKFIDSLSHVTYKATRMSGDPRRAGGHRTLTHTWLWAALLGVGFSALAVYGGRWAVLAILFVHVVLAVDGLLWRQARASSHVLVWLLGATSAWMLADVLDDPGNGKAWLFTEPGQHYMWIGMPIVLGALVHCLGDALTVSGCPILWPIPVGRRRWHPLGPPKFMRFRAGSWVEIKILTPVFFVAGGACAVGALGLFG; encoded by the coding sequence ATGATGGGACCAGCACACTCGCTGTCGGGAGCGACGGCCTGGTTGGGCGTCGGCGCCATCGCGGCCGGCCTCGGCGATCCGATGCCGTGGCCGACTCTCGTGGTGGGTGCGCTGATCTGTGCGGGTGCGGCCCTCGCGCCCGACCTGGACCACCAGGCGGCGACCATCTCCCGGGCCTTCGGTCCGCTGTCCCACCTGGCCTGCAAGTTCATCGACTCGCTCTCCCACGTCACCTACAAGGCGACCCGGATGAGTGGCGACCCCCGCCGGGCGGGCGGCCACCGGACCTTGACCCACACCTGGCTGTGGGCGGCGCTGCTCGGCGTCGGTTTCTCGGCGCTGGCCGTCTACGGCGGCCGGTGGGCGGTGCTGGCGATCCTCTTCGTGCACGTGGTGCTCGCGGTGGACGGCCTGCTGTGGCGGCAGGCACGCGCCTCCAGCCACGTCCTGGTGTGGCTGCTCGGTGCGACGAGCGCGTGGATGCTCGCCGACGTGCTGGACGACCCGGGCAACGGCAAGGCGTGGCTGTTCACCGAGCCCGGCCAGCACTACATGTGGATCGGCATGCCGATCGTGCTCGGTGCACTGGTGCACTGCCTCGGCGACGCGCTGACCGTCTCCGGCTGCCCGATCCTGTGGCCGATACCCGTCGGCCGCAGGCGCTGGCACCCGCTGGGTCCGCCGAAGTTCATGCGCTTCCGGGCCGGAAGCTGGGTGGAGATCAAGATCCTCACCCCGGTGTTCTTCGTGGCGGGCGGCGCCTGCGCCGTCGGCGCCCTCGGGCTGTTCGGCTAG